A single genomic interval of Leptospira montravelensis harbors:
- a CDS encoding pirin family protein, whose translation MNHKSILYAQKLDFQWPTLDPFLFCVHHEDFYPKGNGKFGPDASLQGRQIGQDFAGKDGWRMYHGETIPGFPGHPHRGFETVTVVQRGLVDHADSQGAAGRYGDGDVQWMTAGSGIQHSEMFPLVEESSENTLELFQIWLNLPAKNKFVDPHFKMFWNEDIPVKVVSDTAGKKVKIKTVAGSLFGEKPLDPPPDSWAGDPKNEVGIYILDLDPGVSFVLPGSSEGNNRNLYYFRGEGLVIDEVVVPGKHMYNLKSDVSSVLKNGSESARILILEGKPIAEPVIQYGPFVMNKQEEIQQAFDDYRKTQFGGWPWDSYDPVHVGKGRFARHADGKEEIPTKF comes from the coding sequence ATGAATCATAAATCGATTTTATATGCACAAAAACTAGACTTTCAATGGCCAACATTGGATCCCTTTTTGTTTTGTGTTCACCACGAAGATTTTTATCCTAAAGGCAATGGAAAGTTTGGCCCTGATGCCTCCTTACAAGGTAGACAAATTGGCCAAGACTTTGCCGGCAAAGATGGATGGAGAATGTACCACGGTGAAACCATTCCTGGATTTCCAGGACATCCACATCGCGGATTTGAAACCGTGACAGTTGTTCAAAGAGGTCTGGTTGACCATGCTGATTCCCAAGGAGCTGCCGGAAGGTATGGAGATGGGGACGTACAATGGATGACAGCTGGTTCCGGTATCCAACATTCCGAAATGTTTCCTTTAGTGGAAGAATCTAGTGAGAATACTTTGGAGTTATTTCAAATTTGGTTAAATCTTCCTGCTAAAAATAAATTTGTAGATCCTCATTTCAAAATGTTTTGGAATGAAGATATTCCTGTTAAAGTAGTTTCTGATACCGCTGGTAAAAAAGTAAAAATTAAAACGGTCGCAGGATCTTTGTTTGGCGAAAAACCGCTGGACCCACCTCCCGATTCCTGGGCAGGAGATCCGAAAAATGAAGTGGGAATTTATATTTTAGATTTAGATCCTGGTGTCAGTTTTGTTCTTCCTGGAAGTTCAGAAGGTAACAATAGAAATCTGTATTACTTCCGAGGTGAAGGCCTTGTCATCGATGAAGTGGTGGTACCAGGAAAACATATGTACAATCTAAAGTCCGATGTTTCTTCAGTATTAAAAAACGGATCGGAATCGGCTCGCATTTTGATTTTGGAAGGAAAACCCATTGCAGAACCAGTGATTCAATATGGACCTTTTGTGATGAACAAACAAGAAGAAATACAACAGGCGTTTGACGACTATCGCAAAACACAATTTGGTGGATGGCCTTGGGATTCTTATGATCCAGTTCATGTCGGAAAAGGAAGATTTGCTAGACATGCGGATGGAAAAGAAGAAATTCCCACTAAATTTTAA
- the ilvD gene encoding dihydroxy-acid dehydratase — protein sequence MTLNRYSRTLTQDESLPASQAMIIGSGVPYEDLNKPFIGIGSTGFDGNPCNMHLTTLSALQKKSVIDTKQMVGLLFNTIGVSDGITNGNDGMRFSLPSREIIADSIETIAGAHYYDGLLFTAGCDKNMPGAIMAMARLNRPSIMVYGGTINGGNYKGEKLNIVSAFEAYGKKINGKITEDDFKEVIKNSCPGPGACGGMYTANTMATAIEVMGMSLPYSSSSPARSEEKKKECMNIGKYIYNLLEKDIKPSDIITPKSILNALRVVTILGGSTNAALHMIAIARTMGIPLDLEQIQKVTDTTPLLADMKPSGKYLMEDLHAIGGTPAIMKFMLREGLLDGSCLTVTGKTIAENLEGLPDLPSDQDLLRPVSNPIKKEGHIQVLYGNIAKKGAVAKITGHEGEMFEGKAICFDSEVEANAGIRDGKVKPGHVVVIRYVGPKGGPGMPEMLKPTSAIIGAGLGDNVALITDGRFSGGSHGFVVGHITPEAMEGGEIALVQDGDKILIDARTNKLEVIVSSEEMEKRRAAWKKPPYRITTGYLWKYIQMVKDASTGCLTDR from the coding sequence ATGACTTTGAATCGATACAGCCGCACTCTTACCCAAGATGAATCCCTTCCAGCTTCCCAAGCCATGATCATTGGATCGGGAGTTCCTTATGAAGATCTGAATAAACCATTCATAGGAATTGGAAGTACAGGATTTGATGGAAATCCGTGTAACATGCACTTAACCACACTTTCTGCCTTACAGAAAAAAAGTGTAATAGATACAAAACAAATGGTTGGTTTACTCTTTAACACAATTGGTGTGAGCGATGGAATTACCAACGGAAATGATGGAATGCGTTTTTCCTTACCATCCAGAGAAATCATAGCCGACTCCATTGAAACGATTGCTGGTGCTCATTATTATGACGGACTGCTTTTTACAGCTGGTTGCGATAAAAATATGCCAGGGGCCATTATGGCAATGGCAAGACTCAACCGTCCATCCATCATGGTCTATGGCGGAACCATCAACGGTGGTAACTACAAAGGGGAAAAATTAAATATTGTTTCAGCCTTTGAAGCTTACGGAAAAAAAATAAACGGCAAAATCACAGAAGATGATTTTAAAGAAGTGATTAAAAATTCCTGCCCGGGCCCTGGAGCTTGCGGTGGAATGTATACTGCCAACACAATGGCAACTGCCATAGAAGTTATGGGAATGAGTTTGCCTTATAGTTCTTCCTCTCCTGCACGTAGCGAAGAAAAAAAGAAAGAGTGTATGAATATAGGAAAGTATATTTATAATCTTTTAGAAAAGGATATCAAACCTTCTGATATCATCACTCCTAAATCGATTTTAAATGCACTTCGTGTAGTCACCATTCTTGGTGGTTCGACTAACGCTGCCTTACATATGATTGCAATTGCAAGAACAATGGGAATCCCACTCGATTTGGAACAAATTCAAAAAGTAACTGATACCACTCCGCTTCTAGCAGATATGAAACCAAGTGGAAAGTATCTTATGGAAGACCTTCATGCCATTGGAGGAACTCCTGCCATCATGAAATTTATGTTACGCGAAGGTTTACTTGATGGTTCTTGTTTGACGGTTACTGGAAAAACCATTGCAGAAAACTTAGAAGGTTTACCTGATCTTCCGAGTGACCAGGACTTACTTCGACCTGTCAGTAACCCTATCAAAAAAGAGGGCCATATCCAAGTGCTCTATGGCAATATTGCCAAAAAAGGAGCAGTGGCCAAAATCACAGGACATGAAGGCGAGATGTTTGAAGGCAAAGCGATCTGTTTTGATTCGGAAGTCGAAGCTAATGCTGGAATTCGCGATGGTAAAGTAAAACCAGGACATGTGGTTGTGATTCGTTATGTAGGCCCCAAAGGCGGTCCAGGAATGCCTGAGATGTTAAAACCAACTTCTGCTATCATTGGAGCGGGTCTTGGTGATAACGTGGCACTCATTACCGACGGAAGGTTCTCTGGGGGAAGCCATGGATTTGTAGTAGGTCATATCACCCCTGAAGCAATGGAAGGAGGGGAAATTGCCCTTGTCCAAGATGGGGATAAAATTCTCATTGATGCTCGCACCAACAAACTAGAGGTAATCGTTTCTTCAGAAGAAATGGAAAAAAGAAGAGCGGCTTGGAAAAAACCGCCTTACAGGATCACCACTGGGTATCTTTGGAAGTACATTCAAATGGTAAAAGATGCAAGTACTGGTTGTTTGACAGACCGATAA